In Paraburkholderia terrae, the following proteins share a genomic window:
- a CDS encoding molybdopterin-dependent oxidoreductase, whose protein sequence is MKRQVLKTILFALPKVLDLTARRFPAYRDRLKERDLVAWIGLADESIGRVIRFRNGRVRSRAGRHPQPDVRMIFKDVATALKFLSPNPDQGEIIHAAKNFKVVTEGEDELLVWLLQTLGMMQTVALPMGTPMRDGTRRYTTCTNGGPLFVYVKDGRVVRVTPIDLDITDAPSWVIEARGRRFSPPRRGLVAPHALTLKSLVYSEKRILHPMKRVDFDPDGERNPQNRGKSGYVRISWDEALDIVANEINRQKRVHGPGSITFPMSSHHQWGNVGYYLSALTRFANLIGFTRVAANPDSWEGWYWGAMHHFGNSMRIGVPSGYGGVEDCLKEAEMIVFWSCDPESTNGAYAGFEGTPRRLWAKELGIEFVHIDPHCNPTAQLLGGRWIPVRPQTDAALATAIMYVWAVENLYDKDYVATRTTGFDDWKAYLLGETDAVPKTPEWQESETGVPAKDVRALARLWGNRKVHLAVGMTGAGFGGAGRGATGAQWARCMIMMMAMQGWGKPGVNFGCLEVGVPHDLHFYFPGYADGGISGDLAWTANAVNNYQRMPHILTMNPVKQMVPRQQLPDAIINGHATGYLWDGMSQEAQFAPFSYPMPGYSPIHMIYRYGGSAFSTVTNSGRWADAYRHSSIECVVNQSIWMEGEAQFADIILPACTPLERWDIGEWSNSGGYAHHGFGTVNHRMMTLQHKCIEPLGESRSDYDIFTAILSRLGLGGVFTEGCSELDWVKRVFDSSDLPDHISWREFCRKGYFVVPPEKPELRHPVDMRWFAEGRRKDLHEPHPLPSQFAEKFGMGLQTPSGKLEFVPELLKRHTADNPERPALNRYIPSWEGRRSDLAQRYPLQLIATHSRYSFHTHCDGKNSSVNSVEDHRVLIGGHRFWLLRLGRADAAIRGIAHHDLVKVYNDRGAVICAADVSPLVSAGVVKSYEASAEFQLIEIDGECVEIGGCMNVLTPDRPQAAGTSSMSPNSCLVQVEKWRDAEAFVLGHAA, encoded by the coding sequence ATGAAACGACAAGTCCTTAAGACAATTCTTTTTGCCTTGCCCAAGGTCCTTGACCTGACGGCACGCCGTTTTCCCGCTTATCGTGATCGCCTGAAGGAGCGGGATCTCGTGGCGTGGATCGGACTCGCGGATGAAAGCATCGGTCGCGTAATCAGGTTCAGGAACGGGCGCGTCCGGTCGCGCGCTGGAAGGCATCCGCAGCCAGACGTGCGCATGATCTTCAAGGATGTGGCCACCGCCCTGAAGTTCCTTTCGCCCAATCCGGACCAGGGCGAAATCATTCACGCCGCCAAGAACTTCAAGGTAGTCACTGAGGGCGAAGACGAACTGCTGGTCTGGCTATTGCAAACCCTGGGCATGATGCAGACTGTCGCCCTGCCGATGGGCACGCCCATGCGCGACGGCACCCGCCGCTACACCACCTGCACCAACGGCGGCCCTCTGTTCGTCTACGTCAAGGATGGCCGCGTGGTGCGGGTGACCCCCATCGACCTGGACATCACGGATGCGCCTAGCTGGGTGATCGAGGCGCGCGGACGCCGCTTCAGCCCGCCGCGGCGTGGCCTGGTCGCGCCCCACGCCTTGACGCTCAAGTCACTGGTCTACTCCGAGAAGCGCATCCTTCATCCCATGAAGCGGGTCGATTTCGACCCTGACGGCGAACGTAATCCCCAGAACCGGGGCAAGTCAGGCTATGTGCGTATCAGCTGGGACGAGGCGCTGGACATTGTCGCGAACGAAATCAACCGGCAGAAGCGCGTTCACGGTCCCGGTTCCATCACCTTCCCCATGTCGTCCCATCACCAGTGGGGCAATGTGGGCTACTACCTCAGCGCGCTGACGCGCTTTGCCAACCTGATCGGCTTTACCCGGGTCGCCGCCAATCCGGACAGTTGGGAAGGCTGGTACTGGGGCGCCATGCATCATTTCGGCAACTCGATGCGCATCGGCGTGCCATCCGGCTATGGCGGCGTCGAGGATTGCCTCAAGGAAGCGGAGATGATCGTCTTCTGGTCCTGCGATCCCGAAAGCACCAACGGGGCCTACGCGGGCTTCGAGGGGACGCCGCGGCGCCTGTGGGCAAAGGAACTCGGCATCGAGTTCGTTCATATCGACCCGCACTGCAATCCCACCGCCCAGTTGCTGGGCGGGCGCTGGATTCCCGTCCGACCGCAAACCGACGCTGCGCTCGCCACCGCCATCATGTACGTGTGGGCCGTGGAAAACCTGTACGACAAGGATTACGTCGCCACCCGCACGACCGGGTTCGACGACTGGAAGGCCTATCTTCTGGGCGAAACTGACGCGGTTCCCAAGACGCCCGAGTGGCAGGAGAGCGAGACCGGGGTGCCGGCCAAGGACGTCCGTGCGCTTGCCCGCCTGTGGGGAAACAGGAAGGTGCATCTCGCCGTCGGGATGACCGGTGCGGGATTCGGTGGTGCGGGCCGCGGCGCGACGGGAGCCCAGTGGGCGCGATGCATGATCATGATGATGGCGATGCAGGGCTGGGGTAAGCCGGGGGTCAATTTCGGCTGCCTTGAAGTCGGTGTCCCCCATGACCTCCATTTCTATTTCCCCGGCTACGCGGACGGCGGCATTTCCGGCGACCTGGCGTGGACCGCCAATGCGGTCAACAATTACCAGCGCATGCCGCACATCCTGACCATGAATCCCGTCAAGCAGATGGTGCCGCGGCAGCAACTGCCCGACGCCATCATCAACGGCCATGCCACGGGCTACCTCTGGGACGGCATGTCGCAGGAAGCCCAGTTCGCGCCGTTCAGCTACCCAATGCCCGGGTATTCGCCGATCCACATGATCTATCGCTACGGCGGGTCCGCCTTCAGCACGGTGACGAATTCCGGGCGCTGGGCCGATGCCTACCGGCACTCCAGCATCGAGTGCGTGGTCAACCAGTCGATCTGGATGGAGGGCGAGGCCCAGTTTGCCGACATCATCCTGCCTGCCTGCACTCCGCTGGAGCGCTGGGACATCGGAGAATGGTCGAATTCCGGTGGCTATGCGCACCATGGGTTTGGCACGGTCAATCATCGCATGATGACGCTGCAGCACAAGTGCATCGAGCCTTTGGGCGAGTCCCGCTCGGACTACGACATCTTCACCGCCATCCTGAGCCGGCTGGGCCTGGGCGGCGTGTTCACCGAGGGGTGCAGTGAGCTTGACTGGGTCAAGCGGGTCTTCGATTCGTCGGATCTGCCCGATCACATTTCGTGGCGCGAGTTCTGCCGCAAGGGCTATTTCGTCGTGCCGCCGGAGAAGCCCGAGTTGCGCCACCCTGTGGACATGCGCTGGTTTGCGGAGGGCCGACGGAAAGACCTTCATGAACCGCATCCGCTGCCGTCCCAGTTCGCCGAAAAGTTCGGCATGGGCCTGCAGACGCCGAGCGGCAAGCTGGAGTTCGTGCCTGAGTTGCTGAAGCGGCACACTGCGGACAATCCCGAGCGGCCAGCACTCAATCGATATATCCCCTCCTGGGAAGGGCGGCGCTCGGACCTGGCTCAGCGTTATCCGCTGCAGTTGATCGCAACCCACAGCCGTTACAGCTTCCATACGCATTGCGACGGCAAGAATTCCTCGGTCAACAGCGTCGAGGACCACCGCGTGCTGATCGGCGGCCACCGTTTCTGGCTGCTGAGGCTTGGTCGGGCAGACGCGGCCATTCGAGGCATTGCCCATCACGACCTCGTCAAGGTGTACAACGACCGCGGCGCGGTGATCTGCGCGGCCGACGTCTCGCCGCTGGTCAGCGCGGGAGTGGTCAAGTCATACGAAGCGAGCGCCGAATTTCAGCTGATTGAGATCGATGGCGAGTGCGTCGAGATCGGCGGTTGCATGAACGTGCTCACCCCCGACCGGCCGCAAGCTGCCGGAACCAGCAGCATGAGCCCGAACTCCTGCCTCGTGCAGGTCGAGAAGTGGCGAGATGCCGAGGCGTTCGTGCTCGGTCACGCAGCATGA
- a CDS encoding MinD/ParA family protein produces MKDSIADQALGLRQMLSQSAARVVAVTGGPEGVGRTAAVVNLAMALTKLDMDVLVVDESPGDQSASAMLGVVRTAGAFAPPSRCRLPRVLTVDRRPPRLTVMGSRHTDLKSYADGRYDAVFDSKSDIVLIDAALGRDGGLSPLALQADNVVVVMCMSADAAADTYVCMKRLRLTQGIAEFRILVNLLDGEADTHAVLDSLGSIARDYLAVSVVKAGCITADPCAARAAELSRCVVDAFPSSPAASDYRRLAADMQSWPRRRTGVVAPTAIARMTPRVAALASHSGLRA; encoded by the coding sequence GTGAAAGATTCTATTGCCGATCAGGCGCTCGGGTTGCGCCAGATGCTCAGTCAAAGTGCTGCGCGAGTGGTTGCTGTCACAGGCGGCCCCGAAGGAGTGGGCCGCACGGCTGCCGTCGTCAATCTCGCCATGGCACTGACCAAACTGGATATGGACGTGCTTGTGGTGGACGAGTCTCCTGGCGACCAATCGGCGAGCGCGATGCTCGGGGTCGTTCGCACCGCTGGCGCGTTCGCTCCCCCGTCGCGTTGCAGGTTGCCGCGGGTGCTGACAGTTGACCGTCGTCCACCGCGGCTCACTGTGATGGGCTCCCGCCACACCGATCTGAAAAGCTACGCTGACGGGCGGTACGACGCGGTATTCGACAGCAAGTCGGACATCGTGTTGATTGATGCCGCACTTGGCCGCGATGGCGGGCTTTCGCCGCTGGCATTACAAGCTGACAACGTCGTCGTCGTCATGTGCATGTCGGCCGACGCGGCGGCGGACACCTACGTTTGCATGAAGCGCCTGCGCCTCACACAGGGAATTGCGGAATTTCGCATCCTTGTGAATCTGCTTGATGGTGAAGCGGACACCCACGCGGTGCTGGACAGCCTCGGAAGCATTGCGCGCGATTATCTGGCGGTCTCGGTTGTCAAAGCAGGCTGCATCACAGCCGATCCATGTGCGGCGCGAGCTGCCGAGCTATCGCGCTGTGTCGTCGACGCGTTCCCTTCTTCGCCGGCCGCGAGCGATTATCGACGCCTTGCTGCCGATATGCAGTCCTGGCCGAGGCGGCGCACTGGCGTCGTCGCGCCTACCGCAATAGCGCGCATGACGCCGCGGGTCGCAGCGTTGGCATCTCACTCCGGGCTTCGGGCTTGA
- a CDS encoding TetR/AcrR family transcriptional regulator produces the protein MKRERLTRAQRKEQTLERLLEAARTMFVKKGLAATSVEDIAGAAGYTRGAFYSNFDGKSELLLELMRRDHDRAQTNLRAMMEEGGTREQIKARATTYYSRLDYDGFPLWVEATLLACRDDEFQKRFNAFRQEKLDQVGAYIRTFWERDGRQLPLQADALALGLESLRDGMQLFRMCHPQMVSDEAMQTMIAGLFSCLWMRQSEEIRRADHRARVSDPGGGRRMPTVRAENIHD, from the coding sequence ATGAAGCGGGAACGCCTGACACGCGCACAGCGCAAAGAGCAGACGCTTGAGCGCCTGCTTGAGGCTGCGCGGACGATGTTCGTCAAAAAGGGATTGGCCGCAACAAGCGTGGAGGACATCGCCGGGGCGGCCGGCTACACGCGCGGCGCGTTCTACTCCAATTTCGACGGTAAGTCGGAGCTGCTGCTTGAGTTGATGCGCCGGGACCACGATCGTGCGCAGACCAACCTGCGGGCGATGATGGAAGAGGGCGGCACGCGCGAGCAGATAAAGGCTCGCGCCACCACATACTACAGTCGGCTTGACTACGACGGTTTTCCGCTTTGGGTCGAGGCCACGCTACTCGCGTGCCGAGACGACGAGTTTCAGAAGCGCTTTAACGCCTTCCGGCAGGAGAAGCTCGACCAGGTCGGCGCGTACATCCGCACGTTTTGGGAACGCGACGGCAGGCAATTGCCCCTGCAGGCGGACGCCCTCGCACTCGGCCTGGAGAGCCTGCGCGATGGTATGCAGCTCTTCAGAATGTGCCATCCGCAGATGGTGAGCGACGAGGCGATGCAGACGATGATTGCAGGATTATTTTCCTGCCTATGGATGCGGCAATCGGAAGAAATCCGCCGCGCCGATCATCGCGCGCGCGTGTCTGACCCGGGCGGCGGACGTCGGATGCCTACCGTCCGTGCCGAAAATATCCATGATTAG
- a CDS encoding OmpW/AlkL family protein — MISSAGMAACMWSAALTDNANAQTAGSMTLSIGWLHVAPQSSATPLTVESVGGQPVNHELTGTGAHATSTDTMGITTEYYVTDNFGVATLIGLPLTVNLVGDGTLAKYGTVGSTRPMPPAIVFRYHLFAAQSKFRPFVGLGVNYTWFTQVRTTNSQFVTDNLGPGGSAHASLSSSWNPVFEIGANYAITKHWSVGTAVGYVPLKTHLTLDGTTANGTHIVSRSTIRINPINVFLNVAYTF, encoded by the coding sequence ATGATCAGCTCTGCCGGTATGGCAGCTTGTATGTGGTCGGCTGCGCTTACCGACAATGCCAACGCCCAGACAGCAGGAAGCATGACGCTGTCGATAGGATGGCTCCACGTCGCGCCGCAGAGCAGTGCAACGCCACTCACCGTGGAGAGTGTTGGCGGCCAACCTGTGAACCATGAACTAACCGGTACCGGGGCGCACGCGACGTCCACGGATACGATGGGAATTACCACCGAGTATTACGTCACAGACAACTTCGGGGTTGCCACACTCATCGGACTCCCCCTGACAGTGAACCTGGTTGGTGATGGCACGCTCGCGAAGTATGGCACCGTCGGGTCGACGAGACCGATGCCGCCCGCTATCGTCTTTCGATACCACCTGTTTGCGGCCCAGTCGAAATTCCGTCCTTTCGTCGGGTTAGGCGTGAACTACACGTGGTTCACACAGGTTCGTACAACTAATAGTCAGTTTGTCACTGATAACCTTGGACCGGGCGGATCGGCACACGCGTCACTCAGTTCATCCTGGAATCCGGTATTCGAGATCGGGGCAAATTACGCGATTACGAAACACTGGTCTGTCGGAACCGCTGTTGGCTACGTTCCGCTAAAGACGCACCTCACCCTGGACGGGACGACGGCAAATGGAACGCACATCGTTTCCCGATCGACGATCCGGATCAATCCCATTAACGTTTTCCTGAACGTCGCCTACACCTTCTAG
- a CDS encoding 4Fe-4S dicluster domain-containing protein, whose amino-acid sequence MNKWNLIINVGRCENCQNCVIAARDEHVGNDFPGYTAPADANADSPIRILRRVQGDAHMVETTYLPVMCNHCDEAPCMKVGGDAIRKRADGIVIIDPDKARGRKDIVKSCPYKAIVWNEELQLPQTWIFDAHLLDQGWPQPRCQQSCPTEVFETLKLDDAAMAEKARREGLKVLRPNLGTKPRVWYSGLERWETCFISGSVSAQVADVVECVKDASVALCVGSQKVAETVSDGFGDFRFGGLARGSGLYRVEIQHALGNASGECELGESVHLGEISLVQVQNGVEVT is encoded by the coding sequence ATGAACAAGTGGAACCTGATTATCAATGTTGGGCGTTGCGAGAACTGCCAGAACTGCGTCATCGCCGCCCGGGATGAGCACGTCGGCAACGATTTCCCAGGTTATACCGCCCCCGCCGACGCCAATGCCGACAGTCCCATCCGTATCCTGCGCCGCGTCCAGGGGGACGCGCATATGGTCGAGACCACGTATCTGCCGGTCATGTGCAATCACTGCGACGAAGCGCCGTGCATGAAGGTGGGCGGCGATGCCATTCGCAAGCGCGCCGATGGCATCGTCATCATCGATCCGGACAAGGCGCGGGGCCGGAAGGACATCGTGAAGTCCTGCCCGTACAAGGCGATCGTCTGGAATGAAGAGCTGCAACTGCCGCAGACCTGGATCTTCGATGCCCATCTGCTCGACCAGGGGTGGCCCCAGCCGCGTTGCCAGCAATCGTGCCCCACTGAAGTGTTCGAGACGCTGAAGCTCGATGACGCAGCAATGGCCGAGAAGGCCCGGCGCGAGGGACTCAAGGTATTGCGGCCGAACCTGGGCACAAAGCCGCGCGTGTGGTACAGCGGCCTCGAACGCTGGGAAACGTGCTTTATCAGCGGAAGCGTCAGTGCGCAGGTGGCAGACGTAGTCGAATGCGTCAAGGATGCGTCAGTCGCCTTGTGCGTCGGCAGTCAGAAAGTGGCCGAAACCGTCTCGGATGGCTTCGGAGATTTCAGGTTCGGTGGTCTGGCCAGGGGCAGCGGCCTCTACCGGGTCGAAATCCAACATGCCCTTGGCAACGCTTCGGGCGAATGCGAACTCGGTGAAAGCGTTCACCTAGGCGAAATCAGCCTCGTCCAGGTCCAGAACGGCGTGGAGGTGACGTGA
- a CDS encoding MAPEG family protein: protein MNKVALTCTIVLGLQLFGLGLSISIMRFREGTNFGCESDPANRLHKLVRAHANTAEYAPFLALLFLYLGARSPSTAAVSLIVAATVCRCLLVIGLVAWPTMAKPNPFRFVGALGTYLTGVALCAMLLR from the coding sequence GTGAACAAAGTTGCTCTCACATGCACGATAGTTTTAGGGCTACAACTTTTCGGCCTCGGGTTGTCGATCTCAATAATGCGTTTTCGAGAAGGTACCAACTTTGGCTGCGAATCGGACCCCGCGAACCGGCTACACAAGCTCGTCCGGGCTCATGCGAATACGGCCGAATACGCACCGTTCCTCGCGTTGCTGTTTCTCTATCTTGGCGCGCGATCACCTTCGACGGCGGCAGTGTCGCTGATCGTCGCGGCAACCGTGTGCCGCTGTTTGCTCGTCATCGGCCTTGTCGCATGGCCCACGATGGCCAAACCCAACCCCTTTCGGTTCGTCGGCGCACTTGGGACCTACCTGACCGGTGTGGCGCTATGTGCGATGCTGCTGCGTTGA
- a CDS encoding DUF3772 domain-containing protein encodes MRQILLIIFRLIALTVPSLIPAVLCATTLPPSGMHGPVFTPTFTAAGPDALKVLNALQDKQDEIRQRASSATSDAQLLELDALSRRVADDVDRLITTSLQPDRAKTHAQLDVLGAAPDPGTNAETLVVAEQRGTLTAQQAQLDTELRQAGTIKENLANVSAQIARLLHDHLKDQLALRSGSIFGPTFWAPLLHLEAADYQRLQDFNEQISKQIQSIWQPGQRVATTLIVLLALAIMTIGARLLEATLGLFCLRRLPEGRLRRSAFAISTMFASMMTAVCAVQVCFFVVTRQQTLSPILQSFTDGLIKHVLTCALVAALGRALLCTRHPSWRLPAIADPVARALGPFPRILATLLLFSGAIEQVNRAVDTSLQLTLFTRGLVALIVALTIGATLLRANRVRTALAAAGEPPEARSTLAGMIHAAVSLAVGGSLIALLCGYVSVARFLTYELVWFDLVLCSLYLLMKLTHDVCESVFSPRHASGKTIGHLFGLGDHHLAQVATVLSGMGRSALLLAAVIALLTGGLGTTPADLINSILDVLGGERLRALNIVPAHVLSALLTCAVGLYLLRSVRKWLDTELLPKTGMSSGMRASLLTLFANIGYVLVVLQTLSMLGVKWHNLAWIVSALSVGIGFGLQEIVKNFISGLILLAERPVKVGDIISITGIEGDIRRINVRATEIQLADRSTVIVPNSHLISQNVRNVTMGNSTQGVATLVLTFALDIDPEQVRDILLAAYVDHPSVLDHPAPSVMFSQLTPDGITLSVTGYVRSPRIAPDIRSELLFAILKRLRAAEIPLSNPRTVVVQELRHTLSGQDVSHFEPKTVAVRALSALTKTK; translated from the coding sequence ATGCGACAAATACTTTTAATCATTTTTCGCCTTATCGCGCTGACCGTGCCCAGCCTGATTCCGGCTGTCTTATGCGCGACAACGCTGCCGCCCTCGGGCATGCATGGTCCTGTTTTCACTCCGACCTTCACGGCCGCGGGACCCGACGCGTTGAAAGTGCTGAACGCACTTCAGGATAAGCAGGACGAGATCAGGCAACGAGCCTCGAGCGCGACGAGCGATGCGCAGCTGCTCGAGCTGGATGCACTGAGCCGTCGCGTTGCCGACGACGTCGATAGACTGATAACCACGTCACTGCAGCCCGATCGCGCGAAGACACATGCACAACTCGACGTACTCGGCGCGGCACCCGATCCCGGAACCAATGCGGAAACTCTCGTAGTCGCCGAACAGCGCGGCACACTCACTGCACAGCAGGCGCAGCTCGATACCGAACTAAGGCAAGCCGGAACCATCAAGGAGAACCTTGCCAACGTAAGCGCCCAGATTGCGCGACTGCTGCACGACCATCTGAAAGACCAGCTGGCACTTCGCTCCGGCAGCATTTTCGGCCCGACTTTCTGGGCGCCTTTGCTCCATCTGGAAGCGGCTGACTATCAACGTCTGCAAGACTTCAATGAGCAGATCAGCAAGCAGATTCAATCGATATGGCAACCGGGCCAGCGGGTCGCGACCACGCTGATTGTGCTCCTGGCGCTGGCCATCATGACAATTGGCGCTCGCCTTCTTGAGGCAACGTTAGGGTTGTTTTGCCTGCGCCGCCTTCCCGAAGGCCGGCTGCGACGCAGCGCCTTTGCGATATCGACGATGTTTGCGTCCATGATGACCGCCGTATGTGCCGTTCAGGTGTGTTTTTTCGTCGTTACCCGTCAGCAGACCTTGTCCCCGATCCTGCAGAGCTTCACCGATGGACTTATCAAACATGTCCTGACCTGCGCGCTGGTCGCTGCTCTCGGTCGGGCGTTGCTCTGTACACGGCATCCTTCCTGGCGGCTGCCGGCCATCGCGGACCCGGTCGCTCGCGCACTAGGCCCTTTTCCTCGGATACTGGCCACACTGCTGCTGTTTTCCGGAGCCATCGAACAAGTCAACAGGGCCGTTGACACCAGCCTGCAGCTAACGCTTTTTACTCGGGGCCTGGTGGCATTGATCGTCGCCCTGACAATCGGCGCAACGCTGCTGCGGGCAAACCGGGTACGTACTGCGCTCGCCGCTGCCGGAGAGCCCCCTGAAGCGCGTTCTACCCTTGCGGGCATGATCCACGCCGCCGTCAGCCTCGCCGTCGGAGGTTCTCTGATTGCATTACTCTGCGGTTACGTCTCGGTCGCGCGATTCCTGACTTACGAACTCGTCTGGTTCGATCTCGTGCTGTGCAGTCTCTATCTCCTGATGAAGCTCACGCATGACGTCTGCGAAAGTGTCTTTTCGCCACGTCATGCGAGTGGCAAAACCATCGGGCATCTGTTCGGATTGGGAGATCATCACCTCGCACAGGTGGCAACGGTGCTTTCCGGAATGGGTCGCAGCGCATTGCTGCTCGCTGCTGTCATCGCATTGCTCACGGGGGGCTTGGGGACAACCCCTGCAGACCTGATCAATAGTATTCTTGACGTACTCGGAGGCGAGCGGCTACGTGCATTGAATATCGTTCCGGCCCATGTGCTCAGCGCCCTCCTGACTTGCGCAGTGGGCCTGTACCTGCTCAGATCGGTGCGCAAATGGCTGGACACCGAATTGCTGCCCAAGACCGGAATGAGTTCGGGTATGCGCGCCTCGCTGCTGACGCTGTTTGCCAACATCGGCTATGTTCTTGTCGTCCTGCAAACCCTGTCCATGCTCGGTGTCAAATGGCACAACCTGGCCTGGATCGTTAGCGCATTGTCGGTAGGTATTGGCTTCGGCCTGCAGGAGATCGTGAAGAATTTCATCTCCGGGCTGATATTGCTTGCTGAGCGGCCGGTCAAAGTGGGCGACATCATCAGTATTACCGGCATCGAAGGAGACATCCGGCGCATCAACGTACGTGCAACCGAAATACAACTCGCGGACAGGTCAACAGTGATCGTTCCGAATTCGCATCTTATTTCGCAGAATGTGCGTAACGTGACGATGGGAAACAGCACACAGGGGGTCGCCACGCTCGTGCTCACGTTTGCGCTCGACATCGATCCCGAGCAGGTACGCGACATACTTCTGGCGGCCTACGTGGATCACCCGTCGGTTCTCGATCATCCCGCGCCTTCCGTCATGTTCAGCCAGTTGACGCCCGACGGCATCACGCTAAGCGTCACGGGATATGTTCGCAGCCCCAGAATCGCCCCCGACATCAGGAGTGAACTGCTGTTTGCAATCCTGAAACGATTACGTGCCGCGGAAATCCCGCTGTCGAATCCTCGGACTGTGGTGGTCCAAGAGTTGCGTCATACGCTTTCAGGCCAGGACGTTAGCCATTTCGAACCCAAAACAGTTGCCGTTCGCGCTCTTTCGGCATTAACCAAGACGAAGTAA